A single genomic interval of Tachyglossus aculeatus isolate mTacAcu1 unplaced genomic scaffold, mTacAcu1.pri scaffold_206_arrow_ctg1, whole genome shotgun sequence harbors:
- the LOC119923616 gene encoding AT-rich interactive domain-containing protein 4B-like: MKALDEPPYLTVGTDVSAKYRGAFCEAKIKTAKRLVKVKVTFRHDSSTAEVQDDHIKGPLKVGAAVEVKNADGAYQEAVINKLTDASWYTVVFDDGDEKTLRRSSLCLKGERHFAESETLDQLPLTNPEHFGTPVIGKKTNRGRRSNHIPEEESSSSSSDEDEDDRKQIDELLGKVVCVDYISLDKKKGPGFPALVVCPDCSDEIVVKKDNILVRSFKDGKFSSVPRKDVQEISSDAAPKPDAVLKLALSTEPSPIAEISPSSASRRDRSDAAPAS; the protein is encoded by the exons ATGAAGGCCCTGGATGAGCCCCCCTACTTGACCGTGGGCACAGACGTCAGCGCGAAGTACCGAGGAGCTTTCTGCGAGGCCAAGATCAAGACCGCCAAGAGACTGGTCAAAGTCAAGGTAACGTTTCGGCACGACTCTTCGACAGCGGAAGTACAGGATGACCACATCAAGGGCCCTTTAAAGGTGGGCGCTGCTGTGGAAGTGAAGAACGCAGATGGAGCATATCAGGAAGCTGTCATCAATAAACTGACGGACGCAAGTTGGTATACTGTAGTTTTCGATGACGGCGACGAGAAAACACTCAGACGCTCTTCCCTGTGCCTGAAAGGGGAAAGACATTTTGCTGAAAGCGAGACACTAGACCAGCTCCCTCTCACCAACCCCGAACATTTTGGCACGCCAGTCATAGGGAAGAAAACAAACCGGGGACGGCGGTCTAACCATATCCCAGAAGAAGAATCCTCGTCATCTTCCAGCGACGAAGATGAAGACGACCGGAAACAAATCGATGAACTACTCGGAAAAGTGGTCTGCGTGGACTACATTAGCCTGGATAAAAAGAAAGGTCCAGGATTTCCAGCGCTGGTGGTCTGCCCGGATTGCAGCGACGAGATTGTGGTGAAAAAGGACAACATCCTGGTCCGTTCCTTCAAGGATGGCAAATTCTCCTCTGTCCCCCGGAAAGACGTCCAGGAAATTAGTAGCGACGCCGCGCCGAAGCCCGATGCCGTGTTAAAActagccctttccactgagcc TAGTCCTATTGCCGAGATTTCCCCCAGCAGCGCTTCCCGGAGGGATAGGTCTGATGCTGctcctgcaagttga